In the genome of Rhinoderma darwinii isolate aRhiDar2 unplaced genomic scaffold, aRhiDar2.hap1 Scaffold_2041, whole genome shotgun sequence, the window CAAGCAGCCCCCGAGGAACGCCAAGGAATCCATCCTCAGCCGAGCCTTACTCCTGAAGATCCTGCTCTCGGCCGCCATCATCATCAGCGGGACGCTCTTCGTCTTCTGGAAAGAGGTTGGAACGTTGTCGGACGATTCGCTGCATTTACCGGAGATGTTTTTAGCCGCGCAATAAAAACGCATCCGCTATGGCCGTCTTACGGCGTGGCGCGGCCGCTCTCGCTGTATTGTTGTTCTTCTGCGGTTTGTACAGATGACTTGTAAAATAAACGTTTatcagcagtaaaaaaaaaacggcgaAACAGCGGCCCGAACTGCGGTCACACCTCGTGTGCGTTTGTCGCGatatttgatgcgtttttaccGCACATCAACATCTCTAAATGCACTGAAGTAAAAAGCTGCGGAGAGCGGCGGGGGAGGGGGAGCAGCAATTACCActcggggagggggaggggacaaCGCCGGGACGCGACTCGTTGGTTTTTCAGCCATTCATACTCGTTAGCGGCTGAATCGTGGGCGGGGGATGGGGGACGTTACCGTGCTATACAGTGAGAGGTGCGGCCGGACCCCCCGGGGTCTGCGCTGCTGTCACATGATCTCGTAATTTCTGCATTTTATTCTCCTCCCTCAGATTCCGGATGGGAAAGTGACCCCGAGGACCACCACGATGACCTTCACCTGTTTCGTGTTTTTTGACATGTTCAACGCCTTGGCGTGTCGGTCGCTGGTGAGTGCGGCTCCGATGTCCGCGCACGGAATATAATGACCCCGCGAGACCCCGATCCTACAACACAAAGTCCCTTTAGTGGCGCCATTTTAGCCTCATCCAAGTTACAGATCAGATCATTTACTGACAAAGTCCTGACCGCGCGTTCCCTCCTCTGAGAAATCTGTCGCCAAATCCCCCGCgcgggcctcgtgcacacgaccgtagggtTTCTGactgtccacaaatacggtcTGCGGTGCGTCTGTttatggatccgcaaaaaaaaaaacacgtcgcCGACGTTTCCCAAACCCTTATATACATCACgcaggcgccattttcttgggggAATCTCCGTAATTACGCCTGCAGATTTGCATGTGCCccaagacttctatgggcaggagTGGGACGGGTTCTGTATTTTTCAGATTGGTTTTATGGCCCGGAGACATCCATAAATATACCGACCGGCGTCCGTGGTCTATAGACATGAGCCGGTCCGCGGATTACGGATAAGAACCGTGGTCGTGTGCACGGCGGGGCCTTACGTTACTTTTTCTACGCCGGGGTCTGCGTGcggtaggtttttttttttttgtttttttttaaacgttacatTCCATAAATGTCTCCGCCCACTCTAAGCCACGCCCACTCGCCGCGATTGTACTGATACGTCACAGCAGATAAGACGCAAGTGCCACAAATCCACTGATAAATGTCTTGCGGGGTCTGCGCGCTCCCGGAGATTGCGCTTCATTtcctgcgctgcccctttaaggttTCTCCATCTTTTCCAGAATAAAACAATCTTTGAGATCGGGATCTTCAGGAACCGGATGTTCTGGTACTCGGTGATCGGCTCCATCCTGGGTCAGATGGCCGTCGTCTACGTCCCCCCCCTGCAGAGAGTGTTCCTGACACAAAACCTGCACGCACTGGGTGAGCGGATGATGGGAGTGACTGTGTGTGTGTCCCCTATTATCTGTCATTACTTAACCCCGCCCTCTCTCGCCCCCGCAGATCTGCTTTTCCTCACCGGTTTGGCGTCCTCTGTTTTCGTGGTGTCGGAGCTGATTAAATTCTGCGAGCAATTCTGCTGCCGGAAGAAAACGGTCAAAGTCCTGGAAGAAGAAATCTAAACCCGACTCGGCGCCACCCGGATATTATGTATTTATGTCGACACGTTTAACAAGAATGAAAACCGGAAAGACTAAAACCAGACGCTCCGAGCGCCGGACACCGGAAAGAACCTCCATTttggtttttttgtattttccattcatttacaattAAAGACTAAtcctttatttttaaaaaaattactgaGGCCGGGATTTAATACCGCGCTGCCCCCTGTGGGCTGAGCAGAGCATTGCACCGTCATGGTGGCCGCTCACACCGGGGGAGGGGGATGCACGAGGCCTCGGCTGGACCCCCGCCTGACAGAACATGAACGGCGGCTGCTGAAAATACAAAGAAACCGCCGcagcaaatcccccccccccaccccgcacatcccgcactcggTATTTTATCTCTGCAGCAAATCAAACATCTCCCCCTCCCGCGGGACGCGACTATTCTgcaccacaggtcttttccacagCGCGTGGACGCGATTTATTAcgtctcagccccttcctgcGTATTCTCCGCCCACGTATTAGTGGCTGTTGACAATATATGTAAATGAGGGGGGAGGGTCCACACTGAGCAGATGACCGAGCGTACAACTAAAGCTGCCATCACTGTATGCAAATGAGGGGGAGGAGCCAGATTTAGTTTTATTATACGgtttatatataaaatagatGTAATTACCTTAAAAGCAGCGAGAACCGGAGGCGACGGAATATTAAATAATACAAGCAATAAAAACGTTGTCTCTAAAATCCGACACGCAGGAAAACGGGGATCAGAGAAAGCACCGCGCAAATCTGCTGCCATCTTGTGGTGAACACGGGTAACTGCAGGACCGGAGAATAATGATGTCAGGGGGAAGAAGCCCCCGGGGTCTCAGACGTGTCACCTGTAGTCGTGAGTCTATACTTGTACCGGACACGTTGTCCTCTCATCCACCGTCTTCTACGTTCCGTCGTCGTCTTTATCTCGCAGGCCATCGCTCTGCCGTGTCCGTCCCGTCATCTCCAGAAGCGCCTGCGCCTCCGGGTCTACGTCCAGGATGCTCCTCTTGTTCTTGGCCTGGACGAGAATTTACACCAAAGATTAGACAGAACCCAGAGACGTACGACAacagttacatgggactgcaaacAGTCATTGTTCAAATAGAAACTCCCCTTCCagcactacatctcccacaatgcatcgAAGCAGAAGTTGACAGAAACATGCAAAGGAAGTATAAACATTACAAGAGGATGCGGGGTGCAGTATAGAGATATAGGGACAGCggggtgcagtatatacagggacagcggggtgcagtatatacagggacaGCGGAGTGCAGTATAGAGATATAGGGACAGCGGGGTGCAGTATAGAGATACAGGGACAGCGGGGTGCAATATAGAGATATAGGGACAGCggggtgcagtatatacagggacaGCGGGGTGTAGTATATACAGGGACAGCGGGGTGTAGTATATACAGGGACAGCGGGGTGCAATATAGAGATATAGGGACAGCGGGGTGCAGTATAGAGATATAGGGACAGCggggtgcagtatatacagggagagCGGAGTGCAGTATAGAGATATAGGGACAGCggggtgcagtatatacagggacagcggggtgcagtatatacagggacaGCGGGGTGCAGTATAGAGATATAGGGACAGCggggtgcagtatatacagggacagcggggtgcagtatatacagggacaGCGGGGTGCAGTATAGAGATATAGGGACAGCggagtgcagtatatacagggacaGCGGGGTGTAGTATATACAGGGACAGCGGGGTGCAATATAGAGATATAGGGACAGCGGAGTGCAGTATAGAGATATAGGGACAGCggggtgcagtatatacagggagagCGGAGTGCAGTATAGAGATATAGGGACAGCggggtgcagtatatacagggacagcggggtgcagtatatacagggacaGCGGGGTGCAGTATAGAGATATAGGGACAGCggggtgcagtatatacagggacaGCGGGGTGTAGTATATACAGGGACAGCGGGGTGTAGTATATACAGGGACAGCGGGGTGCAATATAGAGATATAGGGACAGCGGAGTGCAGTATAGAGATATAGGGACAGCggggtgcagtatatacagggagagCGGAGTGCAGTATAGAGATATAGGGACAGCggggtgcagtatatacagggacagcggggtgcagtatatacagggacaGCGGGGTGCAGTATAGAGATATAGGGACAGCggggtgcagtatatacagggacaGCGGGGTGTAGTATATACAGGGACAGCGGGGTGTAGTATATACAGGGACAGCGGGGTGCAATATAGAGATATAGGGACAGCGGAGTGCAGTATAGAGATATAGGGACAGCggggtgcagtatatacagggacaGCGGAGTGCAGTATAGAGATATAGGGACAGCggggtgcagtatatacagggacagcggggtgcagtatatacagggacaGCGGAGTGCAGTATAGAGATATAGGGACAGCggggtgcagtatatacagggacagcggggtgcagtatatacagggacagcggggtgcagtatatacagggacaGCGGGGTGCAGTATAGAGATATAGGGACAGCggggtgcagtatatacagggacaGCGGGATGTAGTATATACAGGGACAGCGGAGTGCAGTATAGAGATATAGGGACAGCGGGGTGTAGTATATACAGGGACAGTGGAGTGCAGTATAGAGATATAGGGACAGCggggtgcagtatatacagggacagcggggtgcagtatatacagggacaGCGGGGTGTAGTATATACAGGGACAGCGGGGTGCAGTATAGAGATATAGGGACAGCggggtgcagtatatacagggacaGCGGGATGTAGTATATACAGGGACAGCGGAGTGCAGTATAGGGACAGCGGAGTGCAGTATAGAGACACAGGGACAGCGGGGTGCAGTATAGGGACAGCGGAGTGCAGTATATACACACGCAGggattatggggtgcagtataggGACAGCGGGGTGCAGTATATACACGCAGggattatggggtgcagtataggGACAGTATTTTCCTCGTCTCACCTGTAACTCTTCCGGCAGATCCCCGAGCGCCCACACCTCCATGGAGTCTATAGAGAATTCCTCTCCGGCAGACAGTTGGGGGCTGTTATACGTCGTACTCCGCGGTTTTGCTTTGCTGTGGCCTTTTCCGAAATTACTGTCAATCCAAAGTCCAAAATAGTGGTGCTGCCCCCCCATGCCCTGCGAGGACGTACAAACagcagctgatcagtgatggAGGTTTATATATAATGTCCCGCTGCCACTTCTAGCGCCCCCTCGGTCCAGTTTGCCCCCTTCGGTTGTGTCCCATACATTGCACaggctgcgggggggggggatacttaCAACCTGAGCACTGCTGCGTTGCTTACAGCTTTGTGGAcacaatcgggggggggggggtgttggggTGTAATATATTAGATCTATAGACCATAAGACGGAGGCGCCTTGTGTTCTGTATGTTACCTGCTGCCATCTTGTGGTGATTACAGGTAACTGCAGCACCAGAAACCATCTGCAGTGCATTACCCCAGAGGTCAGCGACCTGCGGCTGGCACTAAATTGTAAGCTCATGTGCCCGCCTGCTGTTGAGTGGCCTGAAATCCACAACAAAATACCAGCGTGTTACATGCAGATATCGACGTGGATTTTACCCGTTTCATAGCAAATTAGGAAAATAAATCGGAGACCGATAAAACATCCGCAACTGACGTGCGGCGTGAAAAACTCCCAGACTGGCAGCCTATAGGGGAGAGGGCCCATTATAAATCCCCAACCAGAGTGGCAGCGCATCAGAGCGCGACCGTCACCTGGACAGTGATTGGTACAGACAGACCCAGCGAGCGCTCACCAGTCCGTTGGGCATGGTCTGCTGGCTGTGGTTCAGGTACATGTAGTGATCGTTGTATCCCGTGTACGCGAAAACGTCCAGACGTGGCAACACGGTGAACAGGAAGCATCTGCTGTCGCCTGAGGAGAAGAAGCCACAATGGAGAGATTAGCAGCGtgccacagcagcacagagtgtttACAGCAATATGTTCTCCGTACTTGTAACTTAAAGGACTCGTGCAGTCCTAATGAAAATGCATGCAGCCTTCTAATAGACTGTGTTCACattcacaattttcaagatctctgcttgcagtcagtaaaTAGGAACATTTATTGCTTACAAACAAGGACCTCAATCAGACCTAACACTTACAtctgaaggtttgttacaattgtatgtaGTGTAGACAATCCTCTCTGAGCAaaacacagctgagggtttgttacaatgtatcagtgcaagtaaaatgtatcaatctggagtccaggctattaatctcacagaggattgtctacactggatacaattgtaacaaaccctcagttgTGAGATGTATTAGAGCAGCACAGGTTGTCAGCCTCTAGATATAAGCAGTAACGTTTCAAGTCATTGACAGCAAACAAATCTTGAAAATAGTAATGAATGGAAATACTTGATCTGCTGAAGTGTCCTAACAAAGTACTTATTAAACCGCGCTGTAACAACGAaggctgcgctgtgattggccggaGCGAATGTTGTGACACACGGTAAATAGATGCAGAGAACTCACCCTGAAACTGCGGCTTCACCTCCCAGTTCTGCGACGCAAATCCTCCGAAGATGAAGCCGCCCGAGTCCCTCAGAACCAACAGGCTGGGTCCTTGGTCCACCAGCTGACCGCACAGCTGGGAGAAGCTCTCGCCGTGGACCTGGGTGGAGAAGAGCAGCCGCCATTTATGCTGCATGTCGGAGGGCAGGTGGGAGTTCAGGTACATGATGGCCGGGAGGTCCAGGAGGCTGGTGAAGGAGGGCGCCCTCCCCCTGCGGCACCGCGGCACCAGCCTGCTGACATCTTTCTGCCCTTCTAGATTCTCCCTCAGGATGGAGAGGCCCAACGTGATGACGACTCTCAGGAACGTGGAGATGATGGGAACCTTGTAGAGCCAGTCCTCCATGGCCACGCTGGATATGGGGGAGGACGAGAGCTCAGGAGCCTCCAGCGACTGTCCACCTGCGATCAGAGAACAACCGGGGTCAGTGCCACAACTTCTACTGACCTGGTCCTACAGGTGGAATCTAAAGCGACCGCCTGTCCTCCATCTATTACCAGGGAAGGGGAGGAATCATTTACTCTGGAGCTCATTGTGTCCCTCCCTACCCCAGGGGCCGCACCCTGGCTCTAATGCTGGATTCAGTAATATCTGCAGTACTGCTATATCCTGTACATCCCATATTCTCCACACTGCAGCAGACACTGAGGCTATATGGATGACCTGGGGCTCAACAAGTAAAAGACAACAGAAGGTTTACATTTTCAGCTTTTGGATGGAGTTTGCTAATAAATACAATATCTCCCCCACTGACCCCGTGTTACAGATAAATAATCTACATGAtgtgtggagtcactgtacatacattacttatcctgtattatactccagagctgcactcactattctgctggaggagtcactgtgtacatacattacattacttatcctgtactgatcctgagttatatcctgtattatactccagagctgcactcactattctgctggaggagtcactgtgtacatacattacattacttatcctgtactgatcctgagttatatcctgtattatactccagagctgcactcactattctgctggaggagtcactgtgtacatacattacattacttatcctgtactgatcctgagttatatcctgtatcatactccagagctgcactcactattctgctggtggagtcactgtgtacatacattacattacttatcctgtactgatcctgagttacatcctgtattatactccagagctgcactcactattctgctggtggagtcactgtgtacatacattacattacttatcctgtactgatcctgagttacatcctgtattatactccagagctgcactcactattctgctggtggagtcactgtgtacattacattacttatcctgtactgatcctgagttacatcctgtattatactccagagctgcactcactattctgcaggtggagtcagtcactgtgtacatacattacattacttatcctgtactgatcccgagttacatcctgtattatactccagagctgcactcactattctgctggtggagtcactgtgtacatacattacattacttatcctgtactgatcctgagttacatcctgtattatactccagagctgcactcactattctgctggtggagtcactgtgtacatacattacattacttatcctgtactgatcctgagttacatcctgtattatactccagagctgcactcactattctgctggtggagtcagtgtgtacatacattacattacttatcctgtactgatcctgagttatatcctgtattatactccagagctgcactcactattctgctggtggagtcactgtgtacatacattacattacttatcctatactgatcctgagttatatcctgtattatactccagagctgcactcactattcttctggtggagtcactgtgtacatacattacattacttatcctgtactgatcctgagttacatcctgtattatactccggagctgcactcactattctgctggagtcactgtgtacatacattacttatcctgtactgatcctgagttatatcctgtattatactccagagctgcactcactattcttctggtggagtcactgtgtacatacattacattacttatcctgtactgatcctgagttacatcctgtattatactccggagctgcactcactattctgctggagtcactgtgtacatacattacttatcctgtactgatcctgagttataccctgtattatactccagagctgcaatcactattctgctggtggagtcactgtgtacatacattacattacttatcctgtactgatcctgagttatatcctgtattatactccagagctgcactcactattctgctggaggagtcactgtgtacatacattacttatcctgtactgatcctgagttatatcctgtattatactccagagctgcactcactattctgctggaggagtcactgtgtacatacattacattacttatcctgtactgatcctgagttatatcctgtattatactccagagctgcactcactattctgctggtggagtcactgtgtacatacattacttatcctgtactgatcctgagttatatcctgtattatactccagagctgcactcactattctgctggaggagtcactgtgtacatacattacattacatatcctgtacggatcctgagttacatcctgtattatactccagagctgcactcactattctgctggtggagtcactgtgtacatacattacattacttatcctgtactgatcctgagttatatcctgtattatactccagagctgcactctctattctgctggtggagtcactgtgtacatacattacattacttatcctgtactgatcctgagttacatcctgtattatactccagagctgcactcactattctgctggtggagtcactgtgtacatacattacattacttatcctatactgatcctgagttatatcctgtattatactccagagctgcactcactattctgctggtggagtcactgtgtacatacattacattacttatcctgtactgatcctgagttatatcctgtattatactccagagctgcactcactattctgctggtggagtcactgtgtacaaacatgacattacttatcctgtactgatcctgagttatatcctgtattatactccagagctgcactcactattctgctggtggagtcactgtgtacatacattacattacttatcctgtactgatcctgagttacatcctgtattataccccagagctgcactcactattctgctggtggagtcactgtgtacatacattacattacttatcctgtactgatcctgagttacatcctgtattatactccagagctgcagtcactattctgctggtggagtcactgtgtacatacattacttattctgtactgatcctgagttatatcctgtattatactccagagctgcactcactattctgctggtggggtcactgtgtacatacattacattacttatcctgtgctgatcctgagttatatcctgtattatactccagagctgcactcactattctgctggtggagtcactgtgtacatacattacattacttatcctgtactgatcctgcgttacatcctgtattatactccagagctgcactcactattctgctggtggagtcactgtgtacatacattacattacttatcctgcactgatcctgagttatatactgtattatactccagagctgcactcactattctgctggtggagtcactgtgtacatacattacattacttatcctgcactgatcctgagttatatactgtattatactccagagctgcactcactattctgctggtggagtcactgtgtacatacattacattacttatcctgtactgatcctgcgttacatcctgtattatactccagagctgcactcactattctgctggtggagtcactgtgtacatacattacattacttatcctgtactgatcctgagttacatcctgtattatactccagagctgcactcactattctgctggtggagtcactgtgtacatacattacattacttatcctgcactgatcctgagttatatcctgtattatactccagagctgcactcactattctgctggtggagtcactgtgtacatacattgtggATACGGTGGTTATTATGGCGGAGTTCCTATAatgctggggggggggcatttcgt includes:
- the MEAK7 gene encoding MTOR-associated protein MEAK7; the protein is MGNAESSGYQRRVARVPPAELADIERSFTNVTRNPGKKCAELTAFQDSIGNSLPGSASRRIFHGIQSVNITGKTAASSAEVTREQFVVFIIDLLRGTAEEKSAAITPMIRADNSEQVTGPQVQQFLEDLIGATIHVLRQQNALSGWSIENTRDLDSGIRTLATQLMSPLNSPNGGQSLEAPELSSSPISSVAMEDWLYKVPIISTFLRVVITLGLSILRENLEGQKDVSRLVPRCRRGRAPSFTSLLDLPAIMYLNSHLPSDMQHKWRLLFSTQVHGESFSQLCGQLVDQGPSLLVLRDSGGFIFGGFASQNWEVKPQFQGDSRCFLFTVLPRLDVFAYTGYNDHYMYLNHSQQTMPNGLGMGGQHHYFGLWIDSNFGKGHSKAKPRSTTYNSPQLSAGEEFSIDSMEVWALGDLPEELQAKNKRSILDVDPEAQALLEMTGRTRQSDGLRDKDDDGT